TATAGACGAATAGGGAAAAACATCTTCTCAAGTCTCTTTCAGTACATCCTTGTTCCGCAAAGGAATAATCAACTCTTTAAGAGAAATACGTCCACTGAAACGCAAttcacttcacttctttcaaaaaCTGGCCTAGGGAACATCTTTTATGTGGAATAACAAGTGATTGTAAACTTCtgatatttgtgtatttttGCACAGTTTATCCTTGGTATTGGCTTTTTTGTGTAATTTCCTTTTGTCCTTGGAATTGctgaggtgtcacattttgatatACTACTAGCCTAAGAAAAATGCAATCCACATTAGTAGAAGCTGAAAATAAGGACCACAATCATATGTCATGTTTCATCTCATTTACAAATATCAAGATTCACATTTTGAAATATGATTCATTACATTATGGTCTGCAAAGCAATCGATGGAAGAATATCAACATTCAATAGATGTGGAACAAAACTTTTACTAAGTGATCTTCAGTTTGTTTGTTCCCTAACTTAGTCAAAGCTAACAGAAGAAGGAAATGTCAAAGGGAATCGACAGACAACGCATTCACGTACCCTTGCAGTCAAATGGAACAGTCAATTTTGCAAATATTCAACAATACAAAAGCAGTGCAACTGCTAAAATGCCATTTCTAGGGAGAAATGTTTTAACTAACCAGGACAACACTTATATAAGAGACCCAAAAAGAAGAgtctttataaataaataaataaatatatatatatatatatgacttaaAGGAGTAAAAAAGTTCTCAGGTATCACCGGGAGGTTTGAGTCTTTCCATCAATTTTTGCTCTCTTTCGGACAAATGCAAGTCCATTAACCAGGACAACACTTATATAAGAGACCCAAAAAGAAGAgtctttataaataaataaataaatatatatatatatatatatatatatatatatatatatatatatgacttaaAGGAGTAAAAAAGTTCTCACGTATCACCGGGAGGTTTGAGTCTTTCCATCAATTTTTGCTCTCTTTCGGACAAATGCAAGTCCATTAACCACCtgcaaaattaatttcatattcATAAATAATGAGTACTCAATATTATTCCCACAAACATTTTGTATTGCATTACGGATACAAAGAAAATTGTGCcctcaattaaattttatatgacACTCTACCCACTTTAGAACATCCTAAAATGTTTGAGAACATTCTCTCTCTACACAATTTTCACGAATCTAAggaaacttaaaaaaataaaattcatcaaattattCAATTCTTTTTGCCTAGTAAATTTTATTCAGTGTAAAAAGTGCACAAAGGTTTGTGCATGAATTTACAgaaattatacatattttatattttgatgttttatCATTCAAACTCCCCACTTGTggtacactgggtatgttgttgttgttgttgttttgtctATCAAACTAATTTTTCAACTCCTACTTTAATATTTTCTCCACTATCACTAATATAATAAGCAAGCCGATTTCATCTCAACCAGGCCAGGGCTTTGGTTTAGTAGTAAAAGTGCAACCTAAATGTGTGAGTTAGCACGTCAGTGGTCCGAACCATGCCACAAACAAAAACATGGTATTCGAGTAAAGAAGGGCAGAGGGATCGAGCTACTGACCTCAAAGATTTCTCGATTATTAAAAAAGTCAATTTCAACTCAAACTCCATACCTTCTCAAACACTATCAATacggaaaaaaaatataaccacTCAAACACAATcacataaaaggagacagatgGAGTATTACACAAAGAAAGTATCAAATTGGGAAGGATCATCAATGTAGTGCCAAAACTAAATGATGGAAATTCAACTGTAGCTTGCTTCCAATGAAGAGTTAAACTGATGTCAGGGAAAAGAAAAGGGTTACCTTCTCTTGAGCCTAAGTTCtttatctttcttcttcaattgaGACACCAAATCTTTACAATCCTCCATGTAGGCCTCCATATTATCTTATTCCTTCAGAACACAAAAAATAGTTTTAGGATTTAGTTCACTTCTTCAACTGAATTGACTTCAAAAAAATGCTTTCTTTAGTCATTTACATTCTCAGAAAACTTATACCAACTACTCAAATCCAAATTAGGTGGTGTATGGGTCAGCTTGGACGCAACTCGATTAATGACCCAAATTAGGATTACAATCACAACTTTGAGAAATTGCCACGAGAGAGAAAAATACGAAAGTATACTCAAAATTGTAAGAATCATAAGGAACTATGATATCAGATATGAAGCTTCACAAACACAGCAATATAATCCAAAATTCAGTAAAATTCGTGTTTTAccttcaaaaatatttgaaaaaagaaCAGAAAGGTACCGAAAGAGGAATATTCAGAGAGATAACAAGAGAAACGTACAGTTTGATTCCGTCGGAGAAAGAGAAGGTAGGATTTCGCGGCAGAAAGAGATGAAGAGAGCGGCGGCGGCTCGCGGCGGGAACGTTGGGAAGAATTAGAGACTGGGTTGAGTTCGAATTTGGGTCTATTTATCTTCTGTTAATCCAGCCTGCTAGACGTAACACGGGCTTGGGCCAAAATCTTGTTCCAAAATATAGCACCTTGTAATCCCtttatttaacatattttaGTGAAAATATGTGTGATATGACGCAAAGTATTTTAAAGAATTAAGCTAAATAGCTGTACATCTAatagttaaattaaaatatatgtggataattatatataattaatatatatatatatatatcggcTAAAGAGTGAATCTAACCTACTATTTTGTATTTAATAAGATTCCTTCAAAGTTCAAACACAATATTGGATCAAGTTCACATTTTAATTACAAAAAGAGTTACTCTTTTAAATAGTAATGATGTTACAAAAATTATTAGTGGCCTTAATATCAATTAAAATCAACTAGCAGCTTTTACGATTactatttaaaacttatttGTCAGTAAAGAGgtatttataattaatatttaggCGCTTTGAATTTAAAGTTTCAAACTTGAGACAAAAAAGTTCGAAGTTTGGAGTTTGAACTCTACATCTAGAATTTCAAACTATAAGACAtgattttctgaaatttgaactCATAACAAAGCAGGAATCTACCACTCAAACCATGAGATGTGGCTATGTTTTAAATACTTTACAAattctgaatatttttttaacaatcTTACTCATGTTTtagtagaaaaatatatttttaattgaaaTTAGGTTTCTTCctatcaaatatacaatatattaaaattaaatatgcatGTAAGCTGAGAGAGATATGCTAAGTTGGAGAGGAACTTCTAGCTTTTATATAATTGAAAgagaaaatgattttcacccgTATAATGATGAcatttgatatttaaaatatcatttcaaGACTAAATTTTACTTTTGATTTTGTACGGCGTATATTCTATCATCCCTAGACCTCACTTATGGCTTTTGAGATTtcactgagtatgttgttgttactgatGCTTTAAGTCAAGTTTAAGGTCATGCTTCAATGACCATTAAAGGTATTGGTATAGTACTTTTTTATTCTTAGTCAGAGATCATGGATTCGATCCTTAGGTATGAAGTTATTTTTGGGAAGGAGTTTTTATTCTTTAGAGTGAAATTTTCCAATACGAATCTAAATTAGCCGAACctcaataaaaattcaaaaaaaaggtCATGCTTCAAGAAATAACGGATATTACACATTGCCTTGGAATTTTTTCCTGCTCGACCCATCACTATAccgatatattttatttgatggaTTACAAGTTacaataaaaatatgataatacataaatttgtcctcaattttttttaattattctctAACTTTATGGGGTGACATTTTACACCCTATTCTTGCTAAATGTGTGTCTGTCATCCCATTAAAACGTGATATTAGCAATGCGTAATATCACATTTTGCAAAACAATTGAAATTTTGGGCATAAGATCCCTAAAAGAACCATCAATAATATAACACCACTTATCAAGTGTGTAGGGCCACAATACGAAACCACATAGGACACTCTATTTAAATGAGCGTATATTCCAAGTAAAATTATTGCGAAGATTGGAGTTGCAATCCAATAGGAAATTTATTATACGTCAAGCAAAACTTAAAAGACTAGTCTGTTAGTTAAGAGAGCCTATTATGCTTATAAACTAATCAATATATCTTTTTTAATCAATGAGAGATAATTGACACTTAATACTTGCCCCCGATTAATAAGGACCAACGATTGAATGATTTTGTTGGTCATGGTTGGGCGCTGATCGTCCCCTCTAAAAAATTGAGTCATCATATTATCGTGACCAcgattcaaatttatgaataaatTCAGTCAGCAAATATATAAGCCCGAAGATAAGCTTCTACATTTAAAGGAGTTCACGAATATCATTTCATTTTAATGACACTTTTACAAATGACCATAATATAGTCTACATGTCTCAAATTCTCAATTCACATCGAAGAATTCTTCATAAACCTTGGAATCCTAATATCCAAACATTTTCAAATCTCTCCCCCTCTCTCCCCTCTATATATTTGCTTTTCATGTACAAGACACATAAAAATAACCATGAAATAATATATCTCAATTCACATCAAAGGAATTAATTTAACCCTTCATAACAAAAGTTTGTATATCAAATATTccttatcaacaacaacatgtccagtatagtcccacaagtggggtgCACATAGATCTTATCTCTATTTTCATGAGATAAAAACGTTATTTAGGATAGACTCTTGGGCTCAAATGTCCCTTATCAAATAGTCGTTAATATCGAAGCCAACGGGGACAAAAAGCTTCTCACGTTCCCACCTCACACGATCTGCTTTATACAAATAAGGAAAATTTGTGACACTCCAAAAGCATTTTGTACATTTGGATCTGACATTATAAGCCCAAAAGAAGCCATGTGTACGTGGATTAATGTACAAATAACACCATCTCATAGGGAAAGCAATTTGTGAGATGTTAAATTTGTAATTATCACCTGGAGGAAGCTTTGTTAAGGTGTTAATTGTGTCGAAATCTCTGCACATATAATAAATTGAGAAATTGTTATCGTTGGCTAATGTTACCTCAATTATAGGGAACATTTTGTTTACGAAACTTGTTTGTTCAGCATTTGAATATTGTGGGGAACAAAggaaaattatcaaaacaatGATGAAGAAAAGAGGACAAGAGTTTGTAATGTTTATTGCCATGACgatggatttttttttcattttttttggtcATGGCAATTGTTTAGGTTAATTTTGGGTAAGGGAATATAAGGGTTTGTAATAATGGAAATTGATGGTTTTCCTATATTTTGGGAATTTGAGGAAAGATATTTTTAGAGGAGTGAGTTTGtgaataataagaaaaagaaaagaaagaaaacttctttcatttttttataaaaaaattgaacctAAATTACTTTTTTTCCCTTGGTTTCCTCGATCGATGTTGTTTTGTACTGACATTGGGTCCGACTAATCTAGTTTTGTTTCGTGTAAGCTCATTTAAGAGAAAATCACTTTCTAACATGATTTTTTTCCATATGGATTCAAAATCGATACATCTCATTAAGAGTGAAGAGATCGTATACGTCTCATCAAAACCCTTTAATGGTGAACCTTAATTACTTATTGGAAAAGAAAGTCTCTTTTGATGGCCGGAGGATAAAATTCTTGGTATTTTTTATCCATTTACGTAGGAAATATTTGTATTTGgattatttttaaatgtatATTAACTTTCTTAAATATGGAGTAACGATACAAATTTAACATATCACatgaataattaaattataatggAACGATTAATAATTCTGAAGACTTGTAAATATTCATAAGGGATCAAAAGTAGACTATACATTTCAAGAAATTGAAAGTTACATGTTCttaatcatataaaaaaaaatcaataacttACATTCCTTTTTGCAATAAGAAATgtttttaaaaggaaaggtGAAATCCCAAATTTTCCTTTATATCCTATGGTTAGGATTATTCCAAATAAATTATAGGTTAGTGCTAATCCCAATTACCTAGTAATAATAGATACCATTAACAAATAGGCAAGAAGCTTATCTTCACTGACCCATGATGTAAACAAAAATGCTAATAagcctattttttttattattttttatttttttttatgggactAATAAGCCTATAAATTTCATTCTTTGTGCTTTTCTATTTCTAGCTTTAGCTATATTAATACCACTGTACAAGTGGTGATATTTTGAGTGAAAAAAGAACATTATTGGATAAGCCCTATCTCTATGTGCATTTTAAAGGTGAAAAAAGAACATTATTGGATAAGCCATATCTATATGTGCATTTTAAAGTTTACTCATATAAATCGATCGTGTAAggaaatcttttttttttttgatttttcatctGTTGTCCAGAGCCAGTGGAGCCTCGAACCCAATACTTCTGATTAAGAATAAAGCAGTTCCATCATTGAACCACAACTAATGTTGGTTTGTAAGGAAATCTTCTGTTATtacatcatttttatttatcgTAGCACATAGTTGATCTTTtttcaatattataaattaaatcatattttttaaggGGAATTAACTATATAAATATGTTTCGAGTGATACGAAgtacaattattatttttataccaaCAGTAACTATATACAAGATTGAATTCTCCTTCTTTTGGTTCTCTTAGAATTCTTGTTTATGCATCACAGTTCACACGGAAGAAAAGTACCAAATGTCTCTTTAATTTGTTAGTGGAAACacttccatttttattttatttttgttttttattcgttatttgatattcatattgaattacgattaaatttgaattcacgCATTACAAGATTCATTTCTGAAGGCGACCtctgaaataattattttgaattttcaaaggCTTGAATTTGAGACCTTTGATTAAGGTGGATGACGTGTAACTTTgcttttattataatatttttttctttctgctTTTTATCATGTCTTACGGATAATCCACTATTGACTTTTAACTAAatcattttcaagttggtaaCAAAAATGTATCTCTAAATAATGCGTTGTTTTTTCAACAGTGTTTAATCACCATCTTCTCTTTTTAGCTAATGCAAACAGCAGCAAACATCACCATTGCCTTGTCTCAATCTAAAAGTAAAAGGTAGAAATACGATTGGTATCAAAATCCATTAAAAGAATCAGAAAAATTAATCTAAATAGTCGTCCATCCActgattaaattaaaaatagccGGCAGATATATATTATATCTataatccatatataatatgtgTATGGTCATGTATAATCAGTATATAATCCATGTATACaggctaaaaaaataaatagtaaatcTGTCCGACTATCGTAGAACTAATTGTGTATAGTTTGCATAATTTCAAGAGCTTTATGATTATAAAAATGTAATTAATATCAAAATGTCTGGGATTTTTCCATTATAAATAAGGAAGTTTCTTGAGGTAAAAAATCTCAAGAAACACTAATTCAagtctccccccccccccccaaaaaaaaatggCTACTTCATATTGGTTCGTGTTTTCCTTGTTAAGTGTCTTGTCTTTATTTGCTTCTTCTACTTGTAATTCTATACCATATGTAGGTTCTAATCAGCTCAAGTTTTGGAAAGAAAATGTTGTCAATGAAATGCCTCAAGCTCTTGTTTCTAAATTGTCTCCAATGAACAAGATTGACTCTGAATATTACATTTCATTAGTGTCCAAAAAGACATTCTCTTTTGATGTCCAAAGTTGCTTGGTTGCTGATATATTTTGTACTTCTGAGTCTAACGCCCTTCTTGCTGGATTCAAAACATCCAAAATCCCTGATCAAGCTAAAGTCTATGCTTTCAAACTCCCAAATCAAGCCAAAGTTTATCCCTCAAAAATTCCTGATCAAGCTAAGGTATACACAACCAGAATCCCCGATCAAGCTAAAGTCAATGCTTCCAAACTCCCAAATCAAGCCAAAGTTTATCCCTCGAAAATTTCCAATCAAGCTAAAGTATACACAACCAAAATCTCCGATCTAGCTTCTAAGGTAATCTACACAACCAGAATCCCCGATCAAGCTAAAGTCTATGCTTCCAAACTCCCAAATCAAGCCAAAGTTTATCCCTCGAAAATTCCTGATCAAGCTAAGGTATACACAACCAAAATCCCCGTTCTAGCTTCTAAGGTAATATACACAACCAGAATCCCCGATCAAGCTAAAGTCTATGCTTCCAAACTCCCAAATCAAGCCAAAGTTTATCCCTCGAAAATTCCTAATCAAGCTAAGGTATACACAACCAAAATCCCCAATCTAGCTTTTAAGGCAATCTACACAACCAGAATCCCCGATCAAGCTAAAGTCTATGCTTCCAAACTCCCAAATCAAGCCAAAGTTTATCCCTCGAAAATTCCTGATCAAGCTAAGGTATACACAACCAAAATCCCCGTTCTAGCTTCTAAGGTAATATACACAACCAGAATCCCCGAGCAAGCTAAAGTCTATGCTTCCAAACTCCCAAATCAAGCCAAAGTTTATCCCTCGAAAATTCCTAATCAAGCTAAGGTATACACAACCAAAATCCCCGATCTAGCTTTTAAGGCAATCTACACAACCAGAATCCCCGATCAAGCTAAAGTCTATGCTTCCAAACTCCCAAATCAAACCAAAGTTTATCCCTCGAAAATTCCTAATCAAGCTAAGGTCTACACAACCAAAATCCCCGATCTAGCTTCTAAGGTAATCTACTCGACCAGAATTCCGGATCAAGCTAAGGTCTATACAACTAGAATCCCTGATCAAGCCAAAGTTTATGCAACTAATTCACACTCTAATCATCACCTCGGAGAAGTCTCATTCTTCAGAGTCTCTATCCTCAAACCTGGAAACACAATCCATCTTGACAACTTAGAGAACCCCTTCCCTCACCGCTCATTTCTTCCTTCTCAAATTGCCTCAAAGATCTCCATAAACTCAAATCACCTCCAACATTTATTCCCTCAAACTTTCTCTTCACCATTCACAAAAGATACCACACAAACTACCATCCTCAATTGCAATGCACCTACTCTAAAAGGAGAAGTTAAAAAATGTGCAAAATCTTTAGAAGAAATGATAGAGTTCTCAAAGACTATCTTGAAACAAAACCAGCTAATTGCATTGACAACAAAAAGCAAACAGGGGTCAGGAGAGAAACTTAAAATTGagaaatttcataaaatcaatTCCCAAAAGAGTGTCTCATGCCATGAGATTTTCCTTCCTTTTGCTACTTATTTTTGCCATTTGCTATCTTCAACTAATATTTATGCTGTGGACTTAGTTGATTTAAACACTAATGCCCATGTTAATACAGCTTTAGTTGTTTGTCATATGGATACTTCTTCATGGCCAGCTGATCATCCAGCTTTCAAAATGTTGAATTTTTCACCTGGAAAAGGAGAGGCTTGTCATTGGATGTCACAAGCTGATCTTGTTTGGGTTAGACATGATGTACATGCATAAAATAGAATGTCTTTATGCCTTTTAATTaagctttaatttgattttaattgtAAAAATGATTTGTTTCCGTTTTAGGAATAGTAAGGTAGgaattatagaaaaataaatccCATCCTTACTTTCCCTTTCTTGTGTGAAGTCATGTGGTTTTATTCAGTGTGTAGTGCGATGGTTACTATTAGAAAATGATATTCCCTTTGGTCTTTTTGTGTCAATTTTAACAAGTTTCAGAATGATGTGATCAAGttatatattgatttttattaatgtatttttgatattttgtgcTAGAGGAAGAAAGATATTTTGAGGGACATGACGCGATGCCTGAACCCAATTTTCTCTTGTCAATAATGTTATAACCTTGTAAAAGTTCAGTACGGTAAAATAGATATATCATTTGTTTGAATTTAAAGTTAGATTTGACAAAatcaaatttcatatatataatatcaaaGTTTACTTGATTTCAAATTATCTGAAATTAGCTTTTGACTAGCCAAACTTCAAACGTGAAAAAACTTCATACTCGCAAGTCGCAcctatgaaattattttaaagcGCTTAAAGTTGCAAAAGATTGAAACCTTTTGGCTATATCTTAAAATCGATTATATATGTGCACAGTGCACTTACCCCGGCTATGAATCTCCTCTATATGGGCCGGATATGGTTGCATCTGACCCATAAATATTCCGGGTCAAATAATATTATCTGAGACAGAGAAGAGAAAACACAGAAAAGTAAGAAATTAGCTTTACAGTAATGGGGCTCTCAGCTTCTAAGCGAGTTAGCAACTCACTCCAAAATTCATCCGAGTTCAACTCGGCATGTGACTCAGTCTACAATGATTGTCTCTCCCTATCTCAACACGCCTTCGCCGGAGTCAAACCCCACCAGCTTTTCTCCGCCACCGAACGCCTCCACGCTTCTCTCTATTCCTCCGTCCCTCTCATAACCAACTGGGTCAAATCACCTCCGACCCGATTACAAGTGGATAAAGCCTTCATAATCGTGTCAACGCGCCGATCCGGCGTAAAGGAAAGGGAGAAGGAGAGTGAAATTGTGCTTGGGAACAACGAGTTTAAGGAGTTTTCAGTGGAGGTATTTGCAGACGCTGTCGTTTCGTGTGCAGGGAAAGAGCTGTTGAAGCGAGTTCCGGTAGGTGCTTTGGGGATTGCTGGTGTTGGTGCAGTGGTAAAGCCTGGGAAAGAATTGATTGCGGCAGCGATTGGTGCTTACGCGCTCGGTGTTGCAACTTCGGTATACGTCAGCTTGGCTTGAGCAGCGTATGTTTTTCATTTACAAAAGTGAataaaagttcttttttttactttttatgatTAAAAAACTACTCTTTCATGAAGAGTACAGTACATAAATAAGTTTTGTTAATAAATTTGTTTATGTCGCGTAATAAATATGATGGAGGCCCATTCAACCTTTTTCCttaattcaattaaaaaaaaattcatctaacccaattaattactttttttcctattcaattattcattttttaatcTTGTAAATTTAACTATAAATAACCAtgtcaaaaaatgaaaaaaatacacaaaaaacaCAAACAGTTATCTGTCTCTTTATCTTTGTCAattatctctctttctctttcccTCTTACTTTCTTAAATGATTACTAATTTAGTTTCATAATATCTAaagtttgtttgttttataACCAGCACAAGTCTTcatcactttgagctatttttatAGAAGGCAATAAAAgggtaaaaaaattatttatttaaaatgtctaatatatctaattttgaatttgttgctcttgatatatctgaaaaaggctactcatcattgTCACTAGATGttgaaatacacctagaatcgatggatctgacagacaccatcaaagatggcAATATAacacctagaatcgatgggtctgacagataccatcaaagatgacaatatgtcATCTAGGCAAGACCGTGTCAAAATCATGATATTTCTCtgtcaccatcttgacgagggtaaAAATTATAGTACTTCACATTAAAAGACCTTCTTAAACTGTGGAGaaatctaaaagaaatatatgaccacctaaagttggtcattcttccacaagcacgtcatgattgcctcaatttgagattaatgaattttaaaaatataatttaatataattttgtcttgtttagaattatagcacggttaaatttatgcggagaagaaatcactgaacaagacaaacttgaaaaaacatactccacattttcacccgcaaatatgctcctgcaacaataatatcgcgaaaaaggttttgagaaatattttgaattactttctcaccttcttattgctgaatgTCATAACgaactgttaatgaaaaattatgatagtcgATCCGTTGTTTTTTTGTCATATCCTGAAGTGAATCaagcaaattataaccaacgagaaagaagtcatggccccagtcgtgatcatgatcgaagaagaaattataatcgtGATGCTCCGatggcaccgagaaatgatcagcaatataaaaagaagagagaacaGCAAGATGTTATATctaagaaaaattcagaaagtatgtGTCata
This Solanum dulcamara chromosome 8, daSolDulc1.2, whole genome shotgun sequence DNA region includes the following protein-coding sequences:
- the LOC129900852 gene encoding uncharacterized protein LOC129900852: MATSYWFVFSLLSVLSLFASSTCNSIPYVGSNQLKFWKENVVNEMPQALVSKLSPMNKIDSEYYISLVSKKTFSFDVQSCLVADIFCTSESNALLAGFKTSKIPDQAKVYAFKLPNQAKVYPSKIPDQAKVYTTRIPDQAKVNASKLPNQAKVYPSKISNQAKVYTTKISDLASKVIYTTRIPDQAKVYASKLPNQAKVYPSKIPDQAKVYTTKIPVLASKVIYTTRIPDQAKVYASKLPNQAKVYPSKIPNQAKVYTTKIPNLAFKAIYTTRIPDQAKVYASKLPNQAKVYPSKIPDQAKVYTTKIPVLASKVIYTTRIPEQAKVYASKLPNQAKVYPSKIPNQAKVYTTKIPDLAFKAIYTTRIPDQAKVYASKLPNQTKVYPSKIPNQAKVYTTKIPDLASKVIYSTRIPDQAKVYTTRIPDQAKVYATNSHSNHHLGEVSFFRVSILKPGNTIHLDNLENPFPHRSFLPSQIASKISINSNHLQHLFPQTFSSPFTKDTTQTTILNCNAPTLKGEVKKCAKSLEEMIEFSKTILKQNQLIALTTKSKQGSGEKLKIEKFHKINSQKSVSCHEIFLPFATYFCHLLSSTNIYAVDLVDLNTNAHVNTALVVCHMDTSSWPADHPAFKMLNFSPGKGEACHWMSQADLVWVRHDVHA
- the LOC129900853 gene encoding uncharacterized protein LOC129900853, whose product is MGLSASKRVSNSLQNSSEFNSACDSVYNDCLSLSQHAFAGVKPHQLFSATERLHASLYSSVPLITNWVKSPPTRLQVDKAFIIVSTRRSGVKEREKESEIVLGNNEFKEFSVEVFADAVVSCAGKELLKRVPVGALGIAGVGAVVKPGKELIAAAIGAYALGVATSVYVSLA